A single window of Jiangella alkaliphila DNA harbors:
- a CDS encoding response regulator transcription factor, with amino-acid sequence MTTILIVEDDPLISAFVQKGLRRHGYATELADDGLTARRLGMSGAFDLVVLDLGLPERDGLRVLRELRSAGHTVPVVVLTGLPERDAVTCLESGADDYMRKPFHFDELLARVRSRLRTTSSGTGSATVAAGDVQLDLRSRRAWVHGRAVDLTSREFALLETFLRHPDQVLGRDQLLSQVWGYAVDPGTNVVNVYVNALRKKLGADVIETVRGVGYRLKTP; translated from the coding sequence GTGACGACCATCCTCATCGTCGAGGACGACCCGCTGATCAGCGCGTTCGTGCAGAAAGGGCTGCGCAGGCACGGCTATGCCACCGAGCTCGCCGACGACGGCCTGACGGCGCGGCGGCTGGGCATGTCCGGCGCCTTCGACCTCGTGGTGCTCGACCTCGGCCTGCCCGAGCGCGACGGACTGCGGGTGCTGCGCGAGCTGCGCTCGGCCGGGCACACCGTCCCCGTCGTCGTGCTGACCGGGCTGCCCGAACGCGACGCGGTCACCTGCCTGGAGAGCGGCGCCGACGATTACATGCGCAAGCCCTTCCACTTCGACGAGCTGCTGGCCCGGGTCCGCAGCCGGTTGCGCACGACGTCGAGCGGGACCGGGTCGGCGACGGTGGCGGCCGGCGACGTGCAGCTCGACCTGCGCAGCCGGCGCGCCTGGGTGCACGGCCGGGCGGTCGATCTCACCAGTCGCGAGTTCGCCTTGCTGGAGACGTTCCTGCGGCATCCGGACCAGGTGCTGGGCCGCGATCAGCTGCTGTCACAGGTGTGGGGATACGCCGTCGATCCCGGCACGAACGTGGTGAACGTCTACGTCAACGCGCTGCGCAAGAAGCTCGGCGCCGACGTGATCGAGACCGTCCGGGGCGTCGGATACCGGCTCAAAACCCCGTAA
- a CDS encoding sensor histidine kinase, whose amino-acid sequence MRVETTWSPPQSDGVSGAEPVGAPGEASFWRRLARWFTGGRSLRTRLISSYVVLLATSAVVTSLVLSEVLIIRLDQRIQRAELQEVLELRRMVDDGRDPTTGEPFTSLTALFDVYFARNVPSSGEGMVAFVGDRVRQTAVGRLPDGEVDRHVLDHWRDLADDVGSTTGRIGTDEGELRFRVEPVELGGESGAFVVAHLPRRDLDDIADVRTYSLFVALGVLLIAGLAMWPLAGRVLAPLRALTTTAHTISESDLTGRIRTRGSGEAVEMAQAFNAMLDRLESAFRSQRAFVQDASHELRDPLTICRGHLELLTDDDPEDQRATVALVLDELNRIARIVDDLQVLADADQPDFVRRAPVDLGELTVELLAKASALGPRNWQLDGVGSGTVLADRHRLTEAVLNLAHNAVHHTTGDQVVAVGSARTDDEWRLWVRDTGVGVPEADHERIFERFARGAGSRRTYQGAGLGLAIVTLIAGAHDGRVELVSSPGHGSTFTIVIPRRGEWT is encoded by the coding sequence GTGCGCGTCGAGACGACCTGGTCTCCGCCGCAGTCGGACGGGGTGTCCGGTGCGGAGCCCGTCGGCGCGCCCGGCGAGGCCTCGTTCTGGCGCCGGCTGGCCCGCTGGTTCACCGGCGGACGCAGCCTGCGCACCCGGCTGATCAGCTCCTACGTCGTCCTGCTGGCCACGTCCGCCGTGGTCACCAGCCTGGTGCTGAGCGAGGTGCTCATCATCCGGCTCGACCAGCGCATCCAGCGGGCCGAGTTGCAAGAGGTCCTCGAGCTGCGGCGCATGGTCGACGACGGCCGCGACCCGACGACCGGCGAGCCGTTCACGTCGCTGACCGCGCTGTTCGACGTCTACTTCGCCCGCAACGTGCCGAGCAGCGGCGAGGGCATGGTCGCGTTCGTCGGCGACCGCGTGCGCCAGACGGCGGTCGGCCGGCTGCCTGACGGTGAGGTGGACCGGCACGTCCTCGACCACTGGCGCGACCTCGCCGACGACGTCGGCAGCACGACGGGGCGCATCGGCACCGACGAGGGCGAGCTGAGGTTCCGCGTCGAGCCGGTCGAGCTCGGCGGCGAGTCCGGCGCGTTCGTCGTCGCGCATCTGCCGCGGCGCGACCTCGACGACATCGCCGACGTCCGCACGTACAGCCTGTTCGTCGCCCTGGGTGTACTGCTGATCGCCGGGCTGGCCATGTGGCCGCTGGCCGGACGGGTGCTGGCGCCGCTGCGCGCGCTGACGACGACCGCGCACACGATCTCCGAGTCCGACCTCACCGGCCGCATCCGGACCCGCGGCAGCGGCGAGGCGGTCGAGATGGCGCAGGCGTTCAACGCGATGCTGGACCGCCTGGAGTCGGCGTTCCGCAGCCAGCGCGCGTTCGTCCAGGACGCCAGCCACGAGCTGCGCGACCCGCTGACCATCTGCCGCGGCCATCTCGAGCTGCTCACCGACGACGACCCCGAGGACCAGCGCGCCACGGTGGCGCTGGTGCTGGACGAGCTGAACCGCATCGCCCGCATCGTCGACGACCTCCAGGTGCTGGCCGACGCCGACCAGCCCGACTTCGTCCGGCGCGCGCCGGTCGATCTCGGTGAGCTGACGGTGGAGCTGCTGGCCAAGGCCAGTGCGCTCGGCCCACGGAACTGGCAGCTGGACGGCGTCGGCTCCGGCACCGTGCTGGCCGACCGGCACCGGCTCACCGAGGCCGTTCTCAACCTCGCGCACAACGCCGTCCACCACACCACCGGCGACCAGGTCGTCGCCGTCGGCAGCGCCCGCACCGACGACGAGTGGCGGCTGTGGGTCCGCGACACCGGCGTCGGCGTCCCGGAGGCCGACCACGAGCGCATCTTCGAGCGGTTCGCCCGCGGCGCCGGGTCGCGCCGCACCTACCAGGGCGCCGGCCTCGGGCTGGCCATCGTCACGCTGATCGCCGGCGCACACGACGGACGGGTCGAGCTGGTCAGCAGCCCCGGCCACGGGTCGACCTTCACCATCGTGATCCCGCGGCGAGGTGAGTGGACGTGA
- a CDS encoding DUF3499 domain-containing protein: MSPMRRCSRSACRRTAVATLTYVYADSTAVLGPLATYAEPHSYDLCAEHSERLVAPRGWEVIRLAPDPAALGPSSDDLLALADAVREAGRRPEPAPPPPMAGEGGARRGHLRALPDPDA; the protein is encoded by the coding sequence GTGAGTCCGATGCGTCGCTGTTCCCGATCAGCTTGTCGGCGGACGGCTGTCGCGACGCTGACGTATGTGTACGCCGACTCCACCGCGGTGCTGGGCCCGCTGGCCACCTACGCCGAACCGCACAGCTACGACCTGTGCGCCGAGCACTCCGAACGGCTCGTCGCGCCGCGCGGCTGGGAGGTCATCAGGCTGGCGCCGGACCCCGCCGCGCTCGGCCCGAGCAGCGACGATCTGCTGGCGCTCGCCGACGCCGTCCGCGAGGCCGGCCGGCGGCCGGAACCGGCCCCTCCGCCACCGATGGCCGGCGAGGGCGGGGCCCGCCGCGGGCACCTGCGCGCCCTGCCCGACCCCGACGCCTGA
- a CDS encoding metallopeptidase family protein, whose protein sequence is MSRRSPDPETPPGVALPRIRRDRHGRGMRGPLAPSGSPLAVSRAQRFDDLVIAAVERLDRRWQDQLAKVEFAVEDVPALDDWDRSWVPLARAYAGTGALPARVVVFRRPVETRATDPAKLRVLVGDVVTEQVAELFGVEPEEIDPAYGGHDLP, encoded by the coding sequence ATGAGCCGCCGTTCGCCCGACCCCGAGACCCCGCCAGGGGTGGCCCTGCCGCGCATCCGCCGCGACCGGCACGGACGCGGCATGCGCGGCCCGCTGGCCCCGTCCGGCTCGCCGCTCGCGGTCTCGCGCGCCCAGCGCTTCGACGACCTCGTCATCGCCGCCGTCGAGCGGCTCGACCGGCGCTGGCAGGACCAGCTCGCCAAGGTCGAGTTCGCCGTCGAGGACGTCCCCGCCCTCGACGACTGGGACCGCAGCTGGGTCCCGCTGGCCCGCGCCTACGCCGGCACCGGCGCCCTCCCCGCCCGCGTCGTGGTGTTCCGCCGCCCGGTCGAGACCCGCGCCACCGACCCCGCCAAGCTGCGCGTCCTCGTCGGCGACGTCGTCACCGAGCAGGTCGCCGAGCTGTTCGGCGTCGAGCCTGAAGAGATCGACCCCGCCTACGGCGGCCACGACCTCCCCTGA
- a CDS encoding DUF5719 family protein, whose amino-acid sequence MISARWAGLAAGVGVAVVVGGATLIGPPDSIVDDHPEVREPVVRSSLVCPYVDGEEAGTAELGVLALPGVDLPEAVEGAEQPPVTVQALALPPDPDDPEATGDPAEEAAAEPLVSIAERGVPTITPVETAAGTSYSVTGQGALAPGLAAEQSLILQEVDLRGVSTATCTAPRREHWFVGASAEVGRRGRLILANPTDVPAVIDVELWDEAGVIDAPGTQDIGVPARSQRIMLLDALAAGSVTTAVRVQTSQGRVTAALEVRETDEITPQGMTYVPAAVAPRNDLWIPGVPGSGQRSLRIVAPGDTDAIVSLQILGVDGAYSPVDQDVVTVTAGTVTDIPLDSGTDPAGIRLQSDEPITGSIRVVQATDGGQPDVAYTSASEPLSGPTPVLLSRAASGIASTVLLSSATTTTARLTVQTLAADGSVAEELPMELPAGATVPVPLTAIGDATNATVVIVPEAPGSIVAARQISGTDDDGALLDLMPLISPTIEVDVPEVVGELPDVPEPAESP is encoded by the coding sequence GTGATCAGCGCACGTTGGGCCGGCCTCGCCGCCGGCGTCGGGGTGGCCGTCGTCGTCGGCGGGGCGACGCTCATCGGCCCGCCCGACTCGATCGTCGACGACCACCCGGAGGTCCGCGAGCCGGTGGTCCGGTCGTCGCTGGTGTGCCCGTACGTCGACGGCGAGGAGGCCGGCACCGCGGAGCTCGGCGTGCTGGCGCTGCCCGGCGTCGACCTCCCCGAGGCGGTCGAAGGGGCCGAGCAGCCGCCGGTCACCGTCCAGGCGCTGGCGCTGCCGCCCGACCCGGACGACCCCGAGGCCACCGGCGACCCCGCCGAGGAGGCCGCGGCCGAGCCGCTGGTCAGCATCGCCGAGCGCGGCGTCCCGACGATCACCCCGGTCGAGACCGCGGCCGGAACGTCGTACTCCGTCACCGGCCAGGGTGCGCTGGCCCCCGGGCTGGCGGCCGAGCAGTCGCTGATCCTCCAGGAGGTCGACCTGCGCGGCGTCAGCACGGCGACCTGCACCGCGCCGCGGCGCGAGCACTGGTTCGTCGGCGCCTCGGCCGAGGTGGGCCGGCGCGGCCGGCTGATCCTGGCCAACCCGACCGACGTCCCCGCCGTGATCGACGTCGAGCTGTGGGACGAGGCCGGCGTCATCGACGCGCCCGGCACGCAGGACATCGGCGTGCCGGCCCGCAGCCAGCGGATCATGCTGCTGGACGCGCTGGCGGCCGGCTCCGTGACCACCGCGGTGCGCGTGCAGACGAGCCAGGGCCGCGTCACCGCCGCGCTCGAGGTGCGCGAGACCGACGAGATCACGCCGCAGGGCATGACGTACGTCCCGGCCGCGGTGGCGCCGCGCAACGACCTGTGGATCCCGGGCGTGCCGGGGTCGGGCCAGCGCAGCCTGCGCATCGTCGCGCCCGGCGACACCGACGCGATCGTGTCCCTGCAGATCCTCGGCGTCGACGGCGCGTACAGCCCGGTCGACCAGGACGTCGTCACCGTCACCGCCGGCACCGTCACCGACATCCCGCTGGACAGCGGCACCGACCCCGCCGGCATCCGGTTGCAGAGCGACGAGCCGATCACCGGGTCGATCCGGGTCGTGCAGGCGACCGACGGCGGCCAGCCCGACGTCGCCTACACGTCGGCCTCCGAGCCGCTCTCCGGACCGACGCCGGTGCTGCTCAGCCGCGCGGCGTCGGGCATCGCCAGCACGGTGCTGCTCAGCTCGGCCACCACGACGACGGCGCGGCTCACCGTCCAGACGCTGGCCGCCGACGGCAGCGTCGCCGAGGAGCTGCCGATGGAGCTGCCGGCCGGCGCGACCGTCCCGGTGCCGCTGACCGCGATCGGCGACGCCACGAACGCGACCGTCGTGATCGTGCCCGAGGCGCCCGGCTCGATCGTCGCGGCCCGGCAGATCAGCGGCACCGACGACGACGGCGCGCTGCTGGACCTCATGCCGCTGATCTCCCCGACGATCGAGGTCGACGTGCCCGAGGTGGTCGGCGAGCTGCCCGACGTCCCCGAGCCGGCCGAATCGCCGTAG
- a CDS encoding glycosyltransferase family 2 protein, with the protein MAPDPLTAIDNGSTTPSVYSDPGIGADAALDAFASDIGEPEPVDPTELLTHDVTAVIVAHDGNRFVHRTLEAVAALRRMPERIVAVDTGSRDDTEQVLTSTLGAPSVVPMPRSTGFGAAVAAGVAAGDEMAQAMRGTGGLRRSDQTRWIWVLHDDSAPAPDALARLLEAAVRRPDAGIIGPKVLDWREGRQLLEIGLTVTGGGRRHTGLDRREYDQGQHDTSKNVLAVGSAGMLIRRDVWDELDGFDPQLAIFRDDLDLGWRANEAGYPVVVCPEAIVYHAEAAAHGRRRLGATRDRPHLADRRNAIYVLLANTPARSLLFVLLRVLFMSLGRSFTFLVGKQPALAFEELVALLSVIGRPDVLIRARAHRRRTRRKAPSQLRSLFPPRGQQLRHAGENVLGMLTGSGSGAGHDVSGGRRAATSGGEDDEAPAGDDGWVLRFLLHPAVLMTAVLLVVTLVTARDLIGSGRLFGGALLPAPAAAGELWAVYTESWHGAGLGSPSATPPYLGAVALVATLVRNASVSVDLLLIGSVPLAGLTMYLLVRRVVTTKLLRVWVSASYALLPAITGAIAAGRLGTAVATVLTPLLVLAVMRTLGTPGRSGPGRAAWSAGLLLAVISAFVPLAWLIALVLAVVAAATVFRDRRSLVRLGALLAVTPVVLIPWTGSLISRPMLLVTEAGVPGPGLSDPELAPWSVLLQNPGGPGSGPVWLGAGILAAAWISLFRPVRRLAIAAAWIVVGVALVAGIVLSRIAVSAPTLETPVAGWPGYATVVVAGGLLLAAAIGGEGARERLSHVSFGWRQPLAVIVVCAAGLAPIVAAGWWVARGAGDPIERRDPQILPAYVADEAAGPERVRTLVLNRADDGRITYALLRESGPRLGDAEVSPPPEEYGPLDDVVADVVSGRGGADGARLAEFAVRYVYLPRPYDPDLADTLDTVPGLVRSSAPEGAAIWQIDQPVARVWVAAPPAEDGELAPLADENTEVVTVPSDEVDAAGSVPEGPEGRQVVLSELADPGWTARFNGAELEATTYGGWAQAFTLPPQAGDLTVEYEGNRRAFWLWFQLGAVVVAVVLALPGIRRERGAVDDAAELDPEDSSPELPLVPVPAGVGAEAPAAVPVAARGSRRRSSRRGAEPSPSPRPAPTPTAPPVPAGEPAREPATVADAGAGAAAWVPGERTLGERLRRGATTRKRAAARDPEPESPARAAEPAADATGFLEQAPEPAPRGRGARKRAAAPEPEPQPPVRAAEPADATGFLEPTPEPEPAPRGRGARKRAAREPEPQQTGDPLTDPSFAEPVPAPAPRAQQPAEQAPHAVGEWDPFARAGADEEGPRASITDAYKGRRAGQASDEPAGPSTDAGGRARRTPGKRAAGKRAKGRRQEDEQ; encoded by the coding sequence ATGGCACCGGACCCCTTGACCGCAATCGACAACGGCAGCACGACGCCCAGTGTCTACTCCGACCCGGGCATCGGCGCCGACGCCGCCCTTGACGCGTTCGCCAGTGACATCGGCGAACCGGAGCCGGTCGACCCCACAGAGCTGCTGACGCACGACGTCACGGCCGTGATCGTCGCGCACGACGGCAACCGGTTCGTCCACCGCACGCTCGAGGCGGTGGCCGCGCTGCGCCGCATGCCCGAGCGCATCGTCGCCGTCGACACCGGCAGCCGCGACGACACCGAGCAGGTCCTGACGTCCACCCTCGGCGCGCCGTCGGTGGTGCCGATGCCCCGCTCGACGGGGTTCGGTGCGGCCGTCGCGGCCGGAGTCGCCGCCGGCGACGAGATGGCGCAGGCCATGCGCGGGACCGGCGGGCTGCGCAGGTCCGACCAGACCCGCTGGATCTGGGTGCTGCACGACGACAGCGCCCCGGCGCCTGACGCGCTGGCCCGGCTGCTGGAGGCGGCCGTCCGCCGCCCCGACGCGGGCATCATCGGGCCCAAGGTGCTGGACTGGCGCGAGGGCCGCCAGCTGCTGGAGATCGGCCTGACGGTCACCGGCGGCGGCCGCCGCCACACCGGCCTGGACCGCCGCGAGTACGACCAGGGCCAGCACGACACCTCGAAGAACGTCCTCGCCGTCGGCAGCGCGGGCATGCTGATCCGCCGCGACGTCTGGGACGAGCTGGACGGCTTCGACCCGCAGCTGGCGATCTTCCGCGACGACCTCGACCTCGGCTGGCGCGCCAACGAGGCCGGCTACCCGGTCGTCGTCTGCCCCGAGGCGATCGTCTACCATGCCGAGGCGGCCGCGCACGGACGGCGCCGGCTGGGCGCCACCCGCGACCGGCCGCACCTGGCCGACCGCCGCAACGCCATCTACGTGCTGCTGGCCAACACCCCGGCGCGGTCGCTGCTGTTCGTGCTGCTCCGGGTGCTGTTCATGAGCCTCGGCCGGTCCTTCACCTTCCTCGTCGGCAAGCAGCCGGCGCTGGCGTTCGAGGAACTGGTCGCGCTGCTGTCGGTCATCGGCCGGCCCGACGTGCTGATCCGGGCGCGGGCGCACCGCCGGCGGACCCGCCGCAAGGCGCCGTCGCAACTGCGCTCGCTGTTCCCGCCGCGCGGCCAGCAGTTGCGCCACGCCGGCGAGAACGTCCTCGGCATGCTCACCGGGTCCGGCAGCGGCGCCGGTCACGACGTCTCCGGCGGACGCCGCGCGGCCACGTCAGGTGGCGAGGACGACGAGGCGCCGGCCGGCGACGACGGCTGGGTCCTGCGCTTCCTGCTGCACCCCGCCGTGCTGATGACGGCCGTCCTGCTCGTGGTGACGCTGGTCACGGCGCGCGACCTGATCGGCTCCGGCCGCCTGTTCGGCGGCGCGCTGCTGCCCGCGCCGGCCGCCGCCGGCGAGCTCTGGGCCGTCTACACCGAGTCGTGGCACGGCGCCGGGCTGGGCAGCCCGTCGGCGACGCCGCCGTACCTCGGCGCCGTCGCGCTGGTGGCGACGCTGGTCCGCAACGCCTCGGTCTCCGTCGACCTCCTGCTCATCGGCTCCGTGCCGCTGGCCGGCCTGACGATGTACCTCCTGGTCCGCCGCGTGGTCACGACGAAGCTGCTGCGGGTCTGGGTGTCGGCGAGCTACGCGCTGCTGCCCGCGATCACCGGCGCCATCGCGGCCGGCCGGCTGGGCACCGCCGTCGCGACCGTGCTGACGCCGCTGCTGGTGCTGGCGGTCATGCGCACGCTCGGCACGCCCGGCCGTTCGGGACCGGGCCGGGCCGCGTGGAGCGCCGGCCTGCTGCTCGCGGTGATCTCCGCGTTCGTGCCGCTGGCCTGGCTCATCGCGCTGGTGCTGGCCGTCGTCGCCGCCGCGACGGTGTTCCGCGACCGCCGCTCGCTGGTGCGCCTCGGTGCGCTCCTGGCGGTGACGCCAGTGGTGCTGATCCCCTGGACCGGCAGCCTCATCAGCCGCCCGATGCTGCTGGTCACCGAGGCCGGCGTGCCCGGTCCGGGTCTGTCCGACCCCGAGCTGGCGCCGTGGTCGGTGCTGCTGCAGAACCCCGGCGGCCCCGGCAGCGGGCCGGTCTGGCTCGGCGCCGGCATCCTGGCCGCCGCCTGGATCTCGTTGTTCCGCCCGGTCCGCCGGCTGGCCATCGCGGCCGCCTGGATCGTCGTCGGCGTCGCGCTGGTCGCGGGCATCGTGCTGTCGCGCATCGCCGTCAGCGCCCCCACCCTGGAGACGCCGGTCGCCGGCTGGCCGGGGTACGCGACGGTCGTCGTGGCCGGTGGCCTGCTGCTCGCGGCCGCGATCGGCGGCGAGGGCGCCCGCGAACGGCTGTCGCACGTCAGCTTCGGCTGGCGCCAGCCGCTGGCCGTCATCGTCGTCTGCGCGGCCGGGCTCGCCCCGATCGTCGCGGCCGGCTGGTGGGTCGCCCGCGGCGCCGGCGACCCGATCGAGCGCCGCGACCCGCAGATCCTCCCCGCCTACGTCGCCGACGAGGCCGCCGGCCCCGAGCGGGTCCGCACGCTGGTGCTCAACCGCGCCGACGACGGCCGCATCACCTATGCGCTGCTGCGCGAGTCCGGCCCGCGCCTCGGCGACGCCGAGGTCAGCCCGCCGCCGGAGGAGTACGGCCCGCTCGACGACGTCGTCGCCGACGTCGTGTCCGGCCGCGGCGGCGCCGACGGCGCACGTCTGGCCGAGTTCGCGGTGCGCTACGTCTACCTGCCGCGCCCGTACGACCCCGACCTCGCCGACACCCTCGACACCGTGCCCGGCCTGGTCCGCAGCAGCGCGCCCGAGGGCGCGGCGATCTGGCAGATCGACCAGCCGGTCGCGCGGGTGTGGGTGGCCGCACCGCCGGCCGAGGACGGCGAGCTCGCACCGCTGGCCGACGAGAACACCGAGGTCGTCACGGTCCCCAGCGACGAGGTCGACGCCGCCGGCAGCGTGCCCGAGGGCCCCGAGGGCCGGCAGGTCGTGCTGTCCGAGCTGGCCGACCCCGGCTGGACCGCCCGGTTCAACGGCGCCGAGCTGGAGGCCACGACGTACGGCGGCTGGGCGCAGGCGTTCACGCTGCCGCCGCAGGCCGGCGACCTGACCGTCGAGTACGAGGGCAACCGGCGCGCGTTCTGGCTCTGGTTCCAGCTCGGCGCGGTCGTGGTCGCCGTCGTGCTGGCGCTGCCCGGCATCCGGCGCGAGCGTGGCGCCGTCGACGACGCCGCCGAGCTCGATCCCGAGGACTCCTCGCCGGAGCTGCCGCTGGTCCCGGTTCCGGCCGGGGTGGGCGCCGAGGCGCCGGCCGCCGTCCCGGTGGCCGCCCGCGGCAGCCGCCGCCGGAGCTCCCGCCGCGGCGCCGAGCCGTCGCCGTCGCCCCGCCCGGCGCCGACCCCCACTGCACCGCCGGTTCCGGCCGGTGAGCCGGCCCGCGAGCCCGCCACGGTCGCCGACGCCGGCGCCGGCGCCGCTGCCTGGGTGCCGGGCGAACGCACCCTCGGCGAGCGGCTGCGCCGCGGCGCGACCACGCGCAAGCGAGCGGCGGCCCGCGACCCCGAGCCCGAGTCGCCCGCGCGCGCCGCGGAGCCGGCCGCCGACGCGACCGGATTCCTCGAGCAGGCGCCGGAACCGGCGCCGCGCGGCCGCGGCGCCCGCAAGCGAGCTGCGGCCCCCGAGCCCGAGCCCCAGCCGCCGGTGCGTGCCGCCGAGCCGGCCGACGCGACCGGGTTCCTCGAGCCGACGCCGGAGCCGGAGCCGGCGCCGCGCGGCCGCGGCGCCCGGAAGCGGGCGGCCCGCGAGCCGGAGCCGCAGCAGACCGGCGATCCGCTGACCGACCCCTCCTTCGCCGAGCCCGTGCCGGCACCGGCGCCCAGGGCCCAGCAGCCGGCCGAGCAGGCGCCGCACGCCGTCGGCGAGTGGGACCCGTTCGCCCGGGCCGGCGCCGACGAGGAGGGCCCGCGCGCGTCGATCACCGACGCCTACAAGGGCCGCCGAGCCGGTCAGGCCTCCGACGAGCCGGCCGGCCCGAGCACCGACGCCGGTGGCCGCGCCCGCCGCACGCCCGGTAAGCGGGCCGCGGGCAAGCGGGCGAAGGGCCGGCGCCAGGAGGACGAGCAGTGA
- a CDS encoding WhiB family transcriptional regulator produces MTEWDEIDLLWGEAEEMSWQERALCAQTDPEAFFPEKGGSTREAKRVCTGCEVQAECLEYALAHDERFGIWGGLSERERRKLKKRAV; encoded by the coding sequence ATGACCGAGTGGGACGAGATCGACCTGCTCTGGGGCGAAGCCGAAGAGATGAGTTGGCAAGAGCGGGCGCTGTGCGCCCAGACTGATCCGGAGGCGTTCTTCCCTGAAAAGGGCGGGTCCACCCGAGAGGCCAAGCGCGTGTGCACCGGTTGCGAAGTCCAGGCTGAGTGCCTGGAGTACGCGCTGGCGCACGACGAGCGGTTCGGCATCTGGGGCGGGCTGTCCGAGCGGGAACGGCGGAAGCTCAAGAAGCGGGCGGTGTGA
- the cofD gene encoding 2-phospho-L-lactate transferase, with the protein MRITALAGGIGGSRFLRGLLRAAPDAEVTVIGNTADDITLHGLHVSPDLDTVMYTLGGGIEESQGWGRAGETFAVAEELGAYGAEAQWFTLGDRDLATHLVRTQMLAAGYPLSAVTEALCDRWQPGVRLIPMTDDRVETHVVVAAGDDDGAERAIHFQEWWVRLHAEVPARRIVLVGADQAKPAPGVLDAIATADVVLLPPSNPVVSIGPILAVPGIRDAVRATKAPKVGLSPIIGGSPVRGMADAALKAIGVPTTAAGVAELFADLLDGWLVDTVDAEATATVEAAGVRCVAVPLWMTGPDTTAAMARAALDLAEEVRAR; encoded by the coding sequence CTGAGGATCACCGCGCTGGCCGGCGGGATCGGGGGCTCCAGGTTCCTCCGGGGGCTGCTGCGGGCCGCGCCGGACGCAGAGGTCACGGTCATCGGGAACACCGCCGACGACATCACGCTGCACGGGCTGCACGTCAGCCCCGACCTCGACACCGTCATGTACACGCTCGGCGGCGGCATCGAGGAGTCCCAGGGCTGGGGCCGCGCCGGCGAGACGTTCGCCGTCGCGGAGGAGCTGGGGGCGTACGGGGCCGAGGCGCAGTGGTTCACGCTCGGCGACCGCGACCTCGCCACCCACCTCGTCCGCACGCAGATGCTCGCCGCCGGCTACCCGCTGTCCGCCGTCACCGAGGCCCTCTGCGACCGCTGGCAGCCCGGCGTCCGCCTGATCCCCATGACGGACGACCGGGTCGAGACGCACGTCGTGGTCGCGGCCGGGGACGACGACGGCGCCGAGCGCGCGATCCACTTCCAGGAGTGGTGGGTCCGCCTCCACGCGGAGGTCCCGGCCCGCCGCATCGTCCTCGTCGGCGCCGACCAGGCCAAGCCGGCCCCCGGCGTCCTCGACGCGATCGCCACCGCCGACGTCGTGCTGCTGCCGCCGTCGAACCCGGTGGTCAGCATCGGCCCGATCCTCGCCGTCCCCGGCATCCGCGACGCCGTCCGCGCCACGAAGGCGCCGAAAGTCGGGCTCTCACCGATCATCGGGGGATCACCGGTGAGAGGGATGGCCGACGCCGCGCTCAAGGCGATCGGGGTCCCGACGACGGCGGCCGGCGTGGCCGAGCTGTTCGCGGACCTGCTGGACGGCTGGCTGGTCGACACCGTCGATGCGGAGGCGACAGCCACGGTCGAAGCGGCCGGCGTGCGCTGCGTCGCCGTCCCCCTCTGGATGACCGGCCCGGACACGACCGCCGCCATGGCCCGTGCCGCGCTCGACCTCGCCGAGGAGGTGCGGGCCCGGTGA